AGGCGGCCATTTGTAAAAATAGGGAATTCATATTCAGAATGCTATCCAATTCAAAATCTGAATACATGGTATTGTAATATTCCGGATGGAGTACCTATTGGAGAGCAGCAGATTCACCTTCTAGCCTCTAGGATCGGTCCTGTAATATCAAAAGCGAGTGCAATTTTTGGCGCTAAAGAGATATCTGTCATAATATTAAACGATTTGGGGAAGATCGGAGCTGCAAAAAGTGCCACAATATCCCATGTTGATCCGCCTTTCGATATTTGGGCTGCCTCGCTAATTGGTGAAAGTGGTGATCTAGTAAAGAAAAATCTTTACGCAGCTGATTTTGATGGAGATGATGCTCTTTCAAGATCTGATGTGTATATTCCCAAATCTGCTCAATTGTTTGCATCGCAGAACGAAGATGAAAAATCAAGCATCCCGAGGGCTTGCACAAGCGGGATGACGATTATTAGCGAGCCAAAATCGCACATTACTTTAAAAATGTTGTTATCCAGCCAGGAGGACAGCTCCTTGGCGGTAGTCCCGACCAGGGAGCCAACTGTGGGAGACTCTTCTCTGGAATCTGATTTTCAAACTGTTTATTCTGCAGATGAAGCAAGTGTTATGAATGACATTATAATAAAGAGTTTTGGTTTGCCTGAAGATATGCGGGATAAATTTTTAACTCAATATCGTATAGATAAAAACAATGATTCGATGTCCAGATTTGATGTTCCGACAAGTGATTATTATGAGCCGATCAAATCGAAGATCATTATTCTTGATACCTTCGATTCTGAAACTGGAATTGATAATTTCAATTTAGAGAATAGGCTATACCATGGCAAAGTGGTTTACAATATAATTAAGAGTATTGTTGGAGAAAGCGCAGATGTGGTTGCAAGGGATGTCTGCAAAACTGCTAATGGTGTATGCGACACTCGGTATATTATTGATGAGATATGCCAAGCTATATATGAGGCCGGAGAAAGGTCAATCATTATTAATATGAGCCTTTCGGGTAGTTTTGGCGGTAGAGACCTTTTTGAAGTTATAAAGTATGCTTCAGGTGTGGGTATAATCTTTGTTGTATCTAGCGGTAATACCGATAAGTGCTCGGACGACCCTTCTAAATCATTGTGTCGTCAGTATCCGGCGGATTGGATAGGCAAGATTAATGGACTTGCCTTAGGGGGCATTATTTCTGTGGGATCGATTGAGCCTTCGTATGGTAAAGATTCGTTGAGATACGATAAGTTTTCTGATTTTGATATTAAATCTGCAAATAATCCGGATAATTTAAATTATGCATCTATATATGCCCCCGGGGAGTATTACATGATGGATAGAGGCATAGCGGCAATTAAGAGAAAAGGAACATCGTTTTCGGTCCCATACGTTTCAGGCGTGCTCGCCTTATGGCAATACATTTCAGGAGAAAAAATGCCATGTAGGATTGGTGAAGTGGATGTCAATCTTGGGGTAATGGTACTACGTTTTCCTTCTGGTAGCCGTGGTCTAAATTGCTAACTATGTCAATATAAAAACCGGAGATGACCAATATTTTCTTGGGCATCTCCGGCATGAGCGTAAGGTTACACGCTGATTTCAGCGAACCTCGCATTCTCCTGAATGAAGGTCTTGCGCGGGGCGACGTCCGATCCCATCAGGTTTTCGAAGACTTCGTTGGCGACGATGAGGTCTTCGATGCCGACGCGTTTGAGGGCGCGGGTTTCGGGGTTCATGGTGGTGTCCCACAGCTGGTCGGCGTTCATCTCGCCGAGGCCTTTGAAGCGTTGGATGTCGTACTTCTTGCCTTCTTTGTTGGCGCGGGCGACGTGTTCCTTGAGGTCCTCGTTGGTGTAGAGGTACGTGCCTTTCTTTTCGCGGCCGATCATGATGCGGTACAGGGGGGGCTGGGCGATGTAGAGGTATCCGGCTTCGACGACGGGGCGCATGTAGCGGTAGAAGAAGGTCAGCAGGAGGGTGGCGATGTGGCCGCCGTCCATGTCGGCGTCGGTCATGATGATGATCTTGTGGTAGCGCAGGTTGCTGAGGTCGAAGTGCATGCGGTCGCCGGTGCCTTCGACGCCGGCGCCGATGGCGCCGATGAGGGCGCGGATTTCGGCGTTCTTGAGGATCTTGTTCAGTTCGGCTTTTTCGACGTTGAGGATCTTGCCGCGCAGGGGGAGGATCGCCTGGAAGCGGCGTTCGCGTCCGCCTTTGGCGCTGCCGCCTGCGCTGATGCCTTCCACGATGAACAGTTCGCTCTCGCTGGGGTCCTGTGACGAGCAGTCGGCGAGTTTGCCGGGCAGGTCGTCGTTCTCGAGGGGGTTGCTGCGGCGGACGATGTCGCGGGCCTTGCGGGCGGCCTCGCGGGCGCGGGCGGCTTCGGCGGCTTTCTCGACGATGGTCTTGCCGACCTTGGGGTTCTCTTCGAGGAACTCGGCGAATTTCTCGCCGACGACGGCGTTCACGGCGGTCTGCGCCTCGCTGTTCAGCAGTTTGACCTTGGCCTGACTTTCAAACTGCGGGTCGCCGAGTTTGACGGACACGACGCAGTAGATGCCTTCGAGGAGGTCGTCGCCGCTGGGGACGGGGTTGCCGTTCTTGATGAGGTTCTTGTCGCGGGCGTACTTGTTCAGGATGCGGGTGTACGCGGTCTTGAAGCCGGTCAGGGGGGTGCCGCCGTCGCGGGTGCGGATCATGTTGGCGTACGTGAGGATGTTGTCGCTGGCGTAGGTGTTCGCGTGGATGAACGCCACCTCGACTTCCACGTCGCTGTGCTTGCCGCGCATGACGATGGGCTGGTCGTACAGGAGTTTGCTGTCGTCGGTGACGAGGGCGCGGGCGAAGTTGGCGACGCCGCCCTTCTCGTGGAAGGTCTCTTCCTTGATCTGCCCGGCGTGCAGTTCGGTGCGTTCGTCGCGGATGACGATCTTCAGGCCGGTCAGGTACGCCAGTTCGCGCAGGCGGTTGCGGATGCGGTCGTAGTTGAACTGGTTGTCGAACTCCTTGAAGATGCTGGGGTCCGGGTGGAACGACACGCGGGTCGCCCAGGTGATGTCGCTGGGGGTGGGGCCTTCGTCGCGCAGGGGTTTGACGAGGATGCCCTTCTCGAAGCGGACGTTGTGCAGGTGCCCGTGCTTGTTGACGGTGACGTCGAGGTAGAGGCTGAGGGCGTTCACGACGGTGCTGCCGACGCCGTGCAGGCCGCCGCTGACCTTGTAGGCGCCCTGGCCGAATTTGCCACCGGCGTGGAGTTCGCTGAAGATGACTTCGATGGCGGGGCGGCCCTTGCTCTGCATGATGTCGATGGGGATGCCGCGGCCGTTGTCGGTGACGGTGGCGGCGCCGTCGGCGTGCAGGATGATGTGGATTTCGTCGGCGAATCCGGCGAGGCCCTCGTCGATGCCGTTGTCGATGATCTCGGTCAGGAGCTGGTGGTAGCCGTCGATGCCGGTGCCGCCCTGCACGTACATGCCGGGGCGTTTGCGCACGGCGTCCATGCCCTCCAGGACGCTGATGTCGGCGGCGGTGTATTCGGCGCTGGGGCCGGCGGTGGCGGTGATGTCGTGCACGGTGTCGTCGGTCTGGGTCATGTCACTCCTGGGGCGCGGCGCGGCGGGTGGGCCGGGCGGCGGGTGTGGGTGGGGGAGAGGTGGTGTGAGGCGCGCTGGGCGCGTCTTCTGCGTCTGTCCAGTATACTACCAGGGTTGAAAACGGTCAAATATTTTACGCCAATAGCGTAATATCGGTCCGGGTATCGCCCGGCGCACAACCTGCCGAAAACAGCGCCCGAAACGCACAAAACACCGCTCATCCCAGGGGGCCTGTCCACGGACTCGCCCCGTGCGGGCAGGTCAGGCGTCACAATAGGAACCCGATGCCCCGCACCGCCCTCCTGCCTCTCCTGCTGCTGGCGTCCGCCGGGGCCGCGCAGGACGCCTCCTGCTCACTGCCGTCCGGTGACCTGCCCACTCGGACCCGCGTGGTGTTCGTGCTGGACACCAGCGGCAGCATGCGCGGCATCGGGGACGGCCGGGCCGACATCTTCGACCGGGTCAGGGGCCAGCTGAACGCCTTCGTGCGCGCCGCGCAGCCCGACCGGGCCGAGCTGATCACCTTCGACTCGGGTCTGCGGTCCCGGCGGACCTTCGACGCGCCCGCAGGCAGCCCGGCCTGGAACGCCGCGCTGGGCACCCTGCAGGCAGACGGCCGCAACACGTTCCTGTACCGCAGCGTCCGCGACGCGCTGCGGCCCCTGACCGCGCAAGGCGGCGAGGTCACGCAGGTGTTCGTCCTGACCGACGGGATCGACAACGACACCCGCGAGCAGGGGAAGACCGTGACTGCCGAAGGCGCCCTGAACGCCTGGACCGGTCGTGGGCCGCTGGACCGCCTGACGTACGTGGCCCTGGGCGCGGACATTCCCGCCGAGGCGCGCGCCGCGCTGAGTGCCAGCACGTACGCGAGCGGCCTGACGGTGCCCGTGAACGTCGTCCCGGACCTGGGCGGCGCGGGTCTGGAGGGCGGCCTGCGCCGCGTGACGGGGGACGCGCTGCCCGCCCCGTTCCCGGACGGCACGCCCGTGACGCTGGCGAGCGGCACCCCCGGCCTCTCGCTGACCACGGAATCAGTGCAGGGAGGCGAGCTCAGGTTGACCGTCCCGGCCGGACTGCGGCCCGGCACGCCCGCGCTGCTGTGTGCGCCGCCCGTCGCGGGTGCCGCATGGATCGCGCCGAGGGAACGGCAGGTGCTGCTGCGCCTGACCGGGCAGCCGCTGACGTGGCTGAATCCCGGCGCGGACCTCGCCCTGCGCGGCGGGGAGGACGTCGTGCTGCGCCTGCGCGCCGCGCCCGGCGTGAACACCGCCCGCATCACGCTGGGGGCGCTGCCCGCCGGGGTGACGGGCCGCGTGGACGCCCCCGCCGGATCGCGGGACTTCACGGTCACGCTGCGCGCTGCCCGCCCGCTGCCGGACCTGACCGTCACGCCGACCCTCCTGCTGCCGGAGGTGGGGACCGTCCCGCTGCCCACCCTGCGCGGGCAGGCGGGCGGCCGCACGCTGACTGTCCCGGCGACGACCACCGTGAAGCCCCCGGCGCCTACCCCGGCCCCGTCCCCCCGCCCATCCCCGTCCCCGGCGGGCCGCTGGGCGTGGCTGGCGCTGCTGCCCCTGCTCGCGCTGGGCATCTGGGCCGCGCTGCGGCGCCGACCCGCCGCGAAACCCGCGCCGCGCGCCGCGCCCGCCCGCCCGTTCCTGCCGGGCGTCGAGGGCCTGGAGTACCGCGAGGACCGCACCCTGCACCTTGTCACCGCCGACGGCGAGGTCGCGGGCGTGCCCACGCCGCTGGGCGGACCCTTCGACCTGGGGCAGCTGAGCCGCGTGCCGCACCTGAGCGGCCTGCGCGCCGAGCAGCACCGCGACGGCCTGAAACTCCTGCGCCTCCCGCCGGACCTGGACGTCAGTCAGGGCGCGCGACTGCTGCAGGCCGGGGACATCGTCCGGCCCGGCACGCTGATCGGCGTGGCGGTCGCCCGGCAGGTCCGCGCGCCACGCCCCGACCTGGGCGACCTCGCGGGGCTGGGCCTGCCGCTGGCGCTGCACGTCACGGGAGCACACATGCAGGTGCGCGGCCCGTACGGCGCGCACGCGCTGCGCGTCACGGCGCCCGTCACGGACCTGGGGCAGGTGCTGCGCGCCCCCGCCCTGGACGGACTGCGCCTGAGCCTCAGCGGCGGCGTCCTGCTGCTGCTGGCCGCCCCGGACGGCGTGACGCTCCGCGCCGCCGGGGACACCACCCCGCTGCGCGAGAGTCAGCCGCTCCCGCCGCACGTCGTGCTGGACTTCCTGCCCAGCGCGACCACCACGTGACCGCTGCCGAAATGCTCTAGAGTGACCCGCCGCAAGGAGGCCCCCCGCTGTGCCCGTCACCCGCCTGGAAATCTGCACCGAACACCTGAGCATCGACCAACGAGAAGACCTGCTGGACGCCGTCTGGGCGGCGCTGCGCATCAGCCCCGGCATGGTCACCGCCGACGGGAACGTGGAACTGAGTCTCTCGCACTGCGGCCCCGCCGTGGCGCCCGAGGACGCCCCCCTGGTCCGGGTCGGCGACGTCGAGTACCGCAACGTCACCCCCGAGCGCCTCGTGACCCTGATGAAACGCTGGAGTCGCTGACCCGCGCACAGGGGGGGGCCGCGCCAGGACAGTTCCGGCGCGGCCCCCCCTGCCTGCGCTGCGTGTTACACGGATTCCGTTTATTGCGTTAACAACCCGGGACAGCACCGGGTTGCCAACTCCACGTCCGGAACCCGTTTCTCTCCTTCTCGCATCCGCTCGGATTGAACGGCTTTATAAGCCATTCAATCGGAGTCCGTATTACCGCTCGGGTGGCCGCAGGCCCTGCGCGCCCCGCAGGTTCAACAGCGCCGCCTCCAGGGTGCTGTCGCGGCCCGCGGTCGTCAGCAGGTCCAGGTCGGTGGGGGCCGTGACGTCCGGCGTGATCCGCTCGGGCAGGGGCGCGCCGTCCGGCCCGAAGGCCCGCAGGATCGTGACCGACACCACCCCGCCGTCCGGGAGGGGCAGGAAGTTCACGCCGCTGTTCTGCACGCCCCTGGTCGCCTCGCCCACCGCGAGTGCCCCGGCGCGCTGCGCGTAGAACGTGAAGACCTCCGCGCAGGACGCCGTGTTCGGCCCCACCAGCACCGCGGTCGGCCCGGCCCACAGCGGCGCGGGCGGCGGTCCCGGCGGGCGCCCCGTGGGTTTCACGGGGGCCAGCTGACCGTCCAGCCCCCGGTACACGCTGCCGCCCCCGCGTGACTGCGCGCGGTACTCGACGGGCGTGAACACGCTGGCGGCCGCCACGCACTGCGCGAGGCTCCCGCCACCGTTGAAGCGCAGGTCCACGATCAGCCCCTGCGCGCCGCCCGCGCGGGCCTCCTGCACCCGCTTGACGAACAGCGCCGCCGCGTCGGCCGGGAGGAACGTCGGGTAGCGGATCAGCGCCGTGCGGTTCTCCGGCCCCACCCAGGACAGCGTGGGTTCGTCACGGGCCTGCAACTCGGCGCTGCCCAGCGTCAGGGCCAGGTCCGGGCTGCCCGCGCGCCTGACCGTTACCTGGATGGGCTGCGCGGCACGTTCCAGCCGCACGAACTCCTTCGGGCCGACCAGGGCGTCCTCCCCGCCGCGTTTCCCGGCGGCCTCGCCCTGCACGGTGGTGATCAGGTCGAACTCGCGCAGCCCCGCCCCCTCGGCCGGACTGCCGGGCGTGACCCCGGCGACGAGCAGGCCGCCCTCGACCCGCACGACCCGCGCGCCCGTGCGGGGTACCGCGAGGTTCAGCTGCTGCTCGCGCAGACGCTCGGCGCCCTCGGCGTCACGGACGTTCGTGTGCGCGTCCCCGAACGCCCTGAACAGGTCACCCAGCACCGCGCGGCCCGTATCGAACGAGCAGGCGTCCCCCTCGGGCGCGCAGCGCTGCGCGAGGGTGTCCGCGTACTGCCGGGTCAGATCAGTCAGGTCGCCGGTCGCCCAGCCGTAGTAGTTGCGCTGCACCTGCCGGGTCGCCGCGTCGAACAGGTCGCTGGCGGGACTGCCCAGCGCGGCCGGGGAGAGGAGCAGGGCCATGCCCAGGCCCAGCAGGCGAACGCGGAGATTGTGAGGCACGCCTGAAGCTACGGCAAAGGCCAGGCCATATTCGGTACGCGGCGCACCATCGCGCTTCATGAAGCGGGGGGCACGCCACCCCCGCGGAGGCTTATACGGATTCCATCTGTTTCGTTGACAGATCGGAACACCACCGATCTGCCAACTCCACGCCCGGAGGGGCGCTTTGCTCCTTCTCTGCTCCGCAGCTCTACGAGTCGCATCCGCTCGGGTTGAACGGTTTTTGCAAACCATTCAACCGGAGTCCGTATTACAGCCGCGCGCTGGCCTTCATGCCGGTCAGGTCCAGGGTGTCCCCGAAGACGCTCTGGCCGTCACTGAAGCGCATCCCGAAGTAGCCGTGCCCGGCCTTTGCGGCCGTGTCCAGCGCCGGGCCGCCCAGCGTGAACGGCACGCTCTGCCCGGCGGTCAGGGCCAGCTGCCCGATGGCCTGCGCCGCCTCGCCCGCCGCGTCGCACACCACCATGCCCGGCGCGGCGGGCGTCGCCGCGTACCGCGTGCAGGTCGCGGGCAGCGTCGTCAGGTCGGTTCGCACGTACATGTCCACCGCGCGCAGCGTGCCCAGTCCGCCTGTGCGGTACGTGGCGACGCCGCGCACCGTGACCTGCTGCAGGACCGCCGGAACGGTGTTCCCGGCCAGACTGTCCCGCATCAGGTACACGACCTTCCCGCTCAGCGCGCCGCTGGACGGCAGGTCCAGCCGCGAATCCTTCACGTCGACGCTGGGCGTGGGAATCAGGCCACACCCGGCGATCAGGGTGCAGGACAGCAGGGCGAGCAGGGGACGGGCAGCGCGGGGCATCACGCCTGGAAGTATGGCCCGCGCGTCCGTGCCGGAGGGTGAGGGAACGTGTGGGGCGGCGTTCATGCGCGGTCGGGACTTGCAGTGGTGCCCAGCCTTGTCCTGGGGCGAGAAGCAGGCCCTCCAGCTTCACCTCCAACCGCCGGTCTGGACGGCTTCCCGCGCTGCTCGTGTCGGAGGCACCCTGGAACCCCCTCGACCCCTCTGCATGCTGCAGCCCGCACGACCTCGGATTTCTGCGGTCTGGTACCCTGCCCTGATGAAGAAGTCCCCCACCGTGACCCTGCAACCCCAGGCGGTGCGCCGCATCGCGGGCCGCTACCCGTTCGGACACAGCGGCGATATCGCCCGCGCCGACGACGGCATCCAGCCCGGCGAGGTCGTGAACGTCAAGGGCCCCGACTCCAGCAAGGTGATCGCGCGCGGGTACTTCAACCCGCAGGGCGGCACGCCGCTGCGCCTGCTGACGTGGCAGGAGGAGGACATCGACCTGAAGTTCTACCGCGCCCGCGTGAAGGCCGCCCTGGCCCGCCGCGCCGGACGGATCGTGAACACCGACGCCATGCGCGTCCTGCACGCGGAAGCCGACGGGATGCCCGGCGTGATCGCCGACCAGTTCGCCGGAACGCTGGGCGTCCAGTTGCGCAACGCGGGCGTCGAGCGGCACCGTGACCTCATCGTGAAGGCCCTGCGCGAGGAGACGGGCGCCACCAGTGCCTACGAGCGCAGCGACACCGGCGAGCGCCGCAAGGAGGGCCTGGACCTCGTGACCGGCACCCTCTGGGGCGACGTGCCCGAACGCGTGGAATTCTTCGAGGACGACCTGAAGCTGCACTTCAACCCGATGGACGCGCAGAAGACCGGCTTCTTCCTCGACCAGCGCGACAACCGCCGACTGATGCGCACGTTCGTGCAGCCCGGCGCGGGGTTCCTGGACGTGTACTCGTACACCGGCGGCTTCAGCCTGCACGCTGCCAAGGCGGGCGCGAAGGCCGTCGCCATCGACAAGGACAGCGTCGCGCTGGGCGCGCTGGAAGGCGCGGCGCGCGGCAACGGCGTCCAGGTCGGCGTGCGCTGGGGTGACGCCATCGAACAGCTCGACGCGCTGGTCAAGGAGAAGCGCACCTTCGGCGCGATCGTCCTCGACCCGCCCACCCTCGCCAAGCGGCGCGACGACGTGCCCCGCACCAAACGCATCTTCACCGACGGCGCCGCCCGCGCCCTGCGCATGCTCGACAGTGGCGGGCACCTGCTGATCAGCACCTGCGCGCACTACATCCGCGTGGACGACCTCCTCGACGCCGCCCGCGTCGCCGCCGCCGAGGCGAACACCGACGCCGAGGTGCTGGACGTCACCTACCAGCCGGCCGATCACCCGCACCTCCTGAGCGTGCCCGAGAGCCTGTACCTCAAGAGCATCCTGCTGCGCAAAGCCTGAAGGAACGCGCAGGGCAGAAGGTGGGCGCGCCTACCCTGGCACGCGCGGTCGGCGGGCAGCATCGGGTATGGCTGCCCGCCGATTCCTGCTCCTGGCTGCCGCGCTGACCGGCGTGGCCCTGGCCCACTACGCCGCGCCGCTCCCCGTGAGTGCCGTCGCGCCCGCGAAGGCCCAGTTCGGGCTGCCGTTCGCGGGGCCGCCCGGCCCGGACACCTGGATGCTGGGGCAGGGCTACGGGAACACGACCGGCGCGTACCGGCAGCGGCGCAGCACGTACGGAGCCCTGCAGGGCATCCACGCGGGCCTGGATTTCAGTGCGCCGTGCGGCACGCCCGTGCGGGCGATCGGGGACGGCGTGGTGGCCGAGGTGGACGGCCCGCACGGCAGCCCGCCGCACAACGTGGTCGTGGATCACGCCGGGAACCTCTCCAGTCTGTACGGGCACCTGCGGGTGCGGTCCAGCCTGCGGGTGGGGCAGCGGGTCACGCGCGGGCAGGTGATCGGCGAGAGCGGCGACTCGCAGGGCACCTGCGTCAGCGCGCCGCACCTGCACCTGGAACTGCGCGACCGCTCGCACCAGCGCTTCCTGAATCCGCTGCCGTACCTCGCGGCGGACTGGAATTCGCTGGCGCTGGCCGGGAGTTTCGGGCGCGGCTACGAGTACGACCTGGAGCGTCCCCGGCGCTGGCAGACGCCGGACTCGCAGCCCGCCGCGCTGCGGGGCGGCCCGCTGCTGAACGAGTACCGGCAACCCTGGCCGCCCGCCGCCGGGGGTGCCCGGTGAAGCGCACCCTGCTGGCCCTGGCGGCCCTGCTGCTGGGCGCGGTAGAGGCCGCCACCCTGCCGTCCCGCGCGGTCCTGAGCGGCGAGTGCTGCCCCGGCGTGGTGTGGACACCCGACTCACGCTCTCTGTTGTTCCTGGACGGTCCCCCGGCGCGCGGCTCGACCGGCATCTACAGCGTCCCGGCGGACGGGGGAGAGGTCACGCGGCGCTTCTCCAGCGTGGCGTTCTTCTCGCCGTCGCTGCGCTGGGCGGTGCGGCCCGGCGCGGGCGAGGCGACCACCCTGGAACGCCTGACCGACGGGCGGCGCTTCACGCTGCCCACTTTTGGGGCGGACGTCGTCTGGACGCGCGCCGAGACGCGGCTGGCGTACGCGCGCAGCAGCACGAGCGGCAACTTCGACCGGCGCGTGACGCGGGTGTTCGTCGCAGACGTGTTCGGCGCGCCCCGGCTGGTGGCGACCCTCGCGGGCGGCAGCATTCACGGCTGGGTGAACGACTCGACGCTGCTCCTGAGCGGCAAGCCCAGCGCGTCGGCCCGCGACCGGGAGTTGTTCACCCTGGACACCCGCACCGGCGCGCGGCGGGTGCTGCGGCAGGCGCTGAACTTCCGCTCTGTGGCCCTCAGCCCCGACGGGCGGCAGGTCGCGTACACCGTCGCCTTCGACAGCGCCGCCCGCAATGGCCTCTGGCTCCAGGCCACCGTCGGGGGCAGCCCGCGCGAACTGAGCGTGTTCGGTTCCTACCGCTGGCGGGACGCGAACCGCCTGCTCCTGATTCCCCTGAGCACCGGGGGCGGCGCGCACGAGCTGCGGCAGTACAGCGTGCCCGCCAATGCGTGGTCGACGCTGGGCGACCTGGGCGGTCAGGTGCGACTGGCGGACTGGTCGGTCAGTCCCGACGGGCGGAGGCTGAGCTTCCTGAGTGCCCGCGACGGGAACGTGCGCGTGCTGACGCTGCCGTAATGAAGGATGAGGCTGCGGGTCATAGCAGAATCGCGGGCTGACCTGCTACACTGTCTCGTTTCCGAAGCGCAGGGGTGACCTTACGCACGCAACGTAAATATTCGGCGGCCCGCTGCATGCACGCCCGGCCGCGCACGAGGAGCCAGACCTTGCAGAACAATCTGATCGTGAAGGGCGCGAAGGCACACAACCTCAAGGACATCACGGTGGAACTGCCGCGCGACCAGTTCGTGGTGATCACCGGCGTGTCCGGCAGCGGCAAGAGTACCCTGGCCTTCGACACCATCTACGCCGAGGGCCAGCGCCGCTACGTCGAGAGTCTCAGCGCGTACGCCCGTCAGTTCCTGGGCCTGATGGAGAAACCCGACGTCGAGAGCATCACCGGCCTGTCCCCGGCGATCTCCATCGACCAGAAGACCACCAGCCACAACCCCCGCTCCACGGTCGGGACCGTCACCGAGATTCACGACTACCTGCGGTTGCTGTACGCCCGCGTGGGCACCCCGTACTGCCCGGTGTGCGGCCGGAAGATCGAGAAGCAGAGTCCCAGCGAGATCACCGACCGCCTGCTGGCGGGTTTCCCCGACAAGCGCGCCATCCTGCTCGCCCCCGTCGTGCGTGGGCGCAAGGGCGAGTACCGCAAGCTGTTCGCCGACCTGCGCCGCGAGGGCTTCGCGCGCGTGCGGGTGGACGGCACGCTGTACGAACTGGAGGAAGCCGAGAAGCTGAAGCTGGAGAAGTTCGAGAAGCACGACGTGGACGTCGTCATCGACCGCGTGACCCTGCGCGAGAGCGACCGCAGCCGCATCGCCGAGAGCGTTGAGCTGGGCCTGCG
This region of Deinococcus sp. JMULE3 genomic DNA includes:
- a CDS encoding S8/S53 family peptidase, which translates into the protein MKNIYWWLILILIYGNAGAFSIVPDHIINKLGLNIVMDARESAFFNDGRRPFVKIGNSYSECYPIQNLNTWYCNIPDGVPIGEQQIHLLASRIGPVISKASAIFGAKEISVIILNDLGKIGAAKSATISHVDPPFDIWAASLIGESGDLVKKNLYAADFDGDDALSRSDVYIPKSAQLFASQNEDEKSSIPRACTSGMTIISEPKSHITLKMLLSSQEDSSLAVVPTREPTVGDSSLESDFQTVYSADEASVMNDIIIKSFGLPEDMRDKFLTQYRIDKNNDSMSRFDVPTSDYYEPIKSKIIILDTFDSETGIDNFNLENRLYHGKVVYNIIKSIVGESADVVARDVCKTANGVCDTRYIIDEICQAIYEAGERSIIINMSLSGSFGGRDLFEVIKYASGVGIIFVVSSGNTDKCSDDPSKSLCRQYPADWIGKINGLALGGIISVGSIEPSYGKDSLRYDKFSDFDIKSANNPDNLNYASIYAPGEYYMMDRGIAAIKRKGTSFSVPYVSGVLALWQYISGEKMPCRIGEVDVNLGVMVLRFPSGSRGLNC
- a CDS encoding M23 family metallopeptidase, producing MAARRFLLLAAALTGVALAHYAAPLPVSAVAPAKAQFGLPFAGPPGPDTWMLGQGYGNTTGAYRQRRSTYGALQGIHAGLDFSAPCGTPVRAIGDGVVAEVDGPHGSPPHNVVVDHAGNLSSLYGHLRVRSSLRVGQRVTRGQVIGESGDSQGTCVSAPHLHLELRDRSHQRFLNPLPYLAADWNSLALAGSFGRGYEYDLERPRRWQTPDSQPAALRGGPLLNEYRQPWPPAAGGAR
- a CDS encoding S41 family peptidase — encoded protein: MPHNLRVRLLGLGMALLLSPAALGSPASDLFDAATRQVQRNYYGWATGDLTDLTRQYADTLAQRCAPEGDACSFDTGRAVLGDLFRAFGDAHTNVRDAEGAERLREQQLNLAVPRTGARVVRVEGGLLVAGVTPGSPAEGAGLREFDLITTVQGEAAGKRGGEDALVGPKEFVRLERAAQPIQVTVRRAGSPDLALTLGSAELQARDEPTLSWVGPENRTALIRYPTFLPADAAALFVKRVQEARAGGAQGLIVDLRFNGGGSLAQCVAAASVFTPVEYRAQSRGGGSVYRGLDGQLAPVKPTGRPPGPPPAPLWAGPTAVLVGPNTASCAEVFTFYAQRAGALAVGEATRGVQNSGVNFLPLPDGGVVSVTILRAFGPDGAPLPERITPDVTAPTDLDLLTTAGRDSTLEAALLNLRGAQGLRPPER
- a CDS encoding vWA domain-containing protein, producing the protein MPRTALLPLLLLASAGAAQDASCSLPSGDLPTRTRVVFVLDTSGSMRGIGDGRADIFDRVRGQLNAFVRAAQPDRAELITFDSGLRSRRTFDAPAGSPAWNAALGTLQADGRNTFLYRSVRDALRPLTAQGGEVTQVFVLTDGIDNDTREQGKTVTAEGALNAWTGRGPLDRLTYVALGADIPAEARAALSASTYASGLTVPVNVVPDLGGAGLEGGLRRVTGDALPAPFPDGTPVTLASGTPGLSLTTESVQGGELRLTVPAGLRPGTPALLCAPPVAGAAWIAPRERQVLLRLTGQPLTWLNPGADLALRGGEDVVLRLRAAPGVNTARITLGALPAGVTGRVDAPAGSRDFTVTLRAARPLPDLTVTPTLLLPEVGTVPLPTLRGQAGGRTLTVPATTTVKPPAPTPAPSPRPSPSPAGRWAWLALLPLLALGIWAALRRRPAAKPAPRAAPARPFLPGVEGLEYREDRTLHLVTADGEVAGVPTPLGGPFDLGQLSRVPHLSGLRAEQHRDGLKLLRLPPDLDVSQGARLLQAGDIVRPGTLIGVAVARQVRAPRPDLGDLAGLGLPLALHVTGAHMQVRGPYGAHALRVTAPVTDLGQVLRAPALDGLRLSLSGGVLLLLAAPDGVTLRAAGDTTPLRESQPLPPHVVLDFLPSATTT
- a CDS encoding DNA gyrase subunit B, with the protein product MTQTDDTVHDITATAGPSAEYTAADISVLEGMDAVRKRPGMYVQGGTGIDGYHQLLTEIIDNGIDEGLAGFADEIHIILHADGAATVTDNGRGIPIDIMQSKGRPAIEVIFSELHAGGKFGQGAYKVSGGLHGVGSTVVNALSLYLDVTVNKHGHLHNVRFEKGILVKPLRDEGPTPSDITWATRVSFHPDPSIFKEFDNQFNYDRIRNRLRELAYLTGLKIVIRDERTELHAGQIKEETFHEKGGVANFARALVTDDSKLLYDQPIVMRGKHSDVEVEVAFIHANTYASDNILTYANMIRTRDGGTPLTGFKTAYTRILNKYARDKNLIKNGNPVPSGDDLLEGIYCVVSVKLGDPQFESQAKVKLLNSEAQTAVNAVVGEKFAEFLEENPKVGKTIVEKAAEAARAREAARKARDIVRRSNPLENDDLPGKLADCSSQDPSESELFIVEGISAGGSAKGGRERRFQAILPLRGKILNVEKAELNKILKNAEIRALIGAIGAGVEGTGDRMHFDLSNLRYHKIIIMTDADMDGGHIATLLLTFFYRYMRPVVEAGYLYIAQPPLYRIMIGREKKGTYLYTNEDLKEHVARANKEGKKYDIQRFKGLGEMNADQLWDTTMNPETRALKRVGIEDLIVANEVFENLMGSDVAPRKTFIQENARFAEISV
- a CDS encoding class I SAM-dependent rRNA methyltransferase, which gives rise to MKKSPTVTLQPQAVRRIAGRYPFGHSGDIARADDGIQPGEVVNVKGPDSSKVIARGYFNPQGGTPLRLLTWQEEDIDLKFYRARVKAALARRAGRIVNTDAMRVLHAEADGMPGVIADQFAGTLGVQLRNAGVERHRDLIVKALREETGATSAYERSDTGERRKEGLDLVTGTLWGDVPERVEFFEDDLKLHFNPMDAQKTGFFLDQRDNRRLMRTFVQPGAGFLDVYSYTGGFSLHAAKAGAKAVAIDKDSVALGALEGAARGNGVQVGVRWGDAIEQLDALVKEKRTFGAIVLDPPTLAKRRDDVPRTKRIFTDGAARALRMLDSGGHLLISTCAHYIRVDDLLDAARVAAAEANTDAEVLDVTYQPADHPHLLSVPESLYLKSILLRKA
- a CDS encoding NAD(P)H-dependent oxidoreductase subunit E, whose protein sequence is MPVTRLEICTEHLSIDQREDLLDAVWAALRISPGMVTADGNVELSLSHCGPAVAPEDAPLVRVGDVEYRNVTPERLVTLMKRWSR